A window of Antricoccus suffuscus genomic DNA:
ATGGACTCAGGCGGATCCGAAAGCAGGTAGGTGAGCGTCCCTTCGGTGTGGATCTGGTGCTGCCCAAGGGGATGCCGGCCACTGACGACCGCGCCGCGATGGAAGCGCAGATACCCGATGAGCATCGCGCCTTCATCAACGGTCTGCGGGAGAAGTACGACGTGCCCGATGACGGTCAGACCGGCATGCGTAGCCGGTTCGTGCGCTCCGAGGACATGGCCGAGCTTCAGCTGCGCGAGATCCTCAACTCGGACGTCGATGTGTTCGCGATGGGCGTCGGGAGCCCGGAAGCGGCGATCACCAGGGCAAAACAGCGGGGCAAGCGTGTCGTTGCGCTCGTCGGCACACCCGTGCACGCCCAGCGCGCGATCGATGCGGGAGCTGAACTCATCGTCGCCCAGGGGTACGACGCCGGCGCGCATACCGGCGATATCGGCACGTTCTCTCTTGTCCCGCAGGTCGTCGACGCGGCCGGGACGGTGCCGGTGATTGCCGCTGGCGGGGTAGCGACCGGGAGGCACATTGCCGCGTCCCTCGCTCTCGGCGCGGTGGGCGTCTGGATGGGTACGGCATGGCTGTTCTCCGAGGAGGAGGCCGTGCA
This region includes:
- a CDS encoding NAD(P)H-dependent flavin oxidoreductase, producing the protein MDKFESNPLCQELGCEYPIFGFSHSEAVVAAVSNAGGVGIWGATRSTPEEIRDGLRRIRKQVGERPFGVDLVLPKGMPATDDRAAMEAQIPDEHRAFINGLREKYDVPDDGQTGMRSRFVRSEDMAELQLREILNSDVDVFAMGVGSPEAAITRAKQRGKRVVALVGTPVHAQRAIDAGAELIVAQGYDAGAHTGDIGTFSLVPQVVDAAGTVPVIAAGGVATGRHIAASLALGAVGVWMGTAWLFSEEEAVHPVIFEKLQAAGSGDTMRSRADSGKTLRQIRTSWTAEWEADGAPTPLRMPLQDIVVGDFLGAVDRAEVQELMHTPAGQSVAYFNERTTVADIMRDLVAQTREALG